A segment of the Amblyomma americanum isolate KBUSLIRL-KWMA chromosome 6, ASM5285725v1, whole genome shotgun sequence genome:
agtcatttgaaaaccgcgcggaaagaaaccttacactggctacgatttcccggtaaaaaccggtgaccctactgtaaacgtcagcagttccgactatgtactctggaagcagatgccgcagcctaacttggcatacggtacgcaaaaacgggtctcttgtgtcccgaagaaacaaaaaacgattgaccagctgtctcaaaaacaaatggcccagtctcagcccgccgtcttgaacccgtcggaacaggttggtccggctgcagcgctcccattcagacgaccagacaaagatggcgaaaattcggtgtagcttttgaatacttaaccgtgaacagtgcaacacctgcatgacgtaccagagcctgctgataaagaacaagttgcaaacagtggctctggcgaaaatggacaaGGTCGTTCCTTTCCACTTATCAGCTCTTTCCCGTATCTCTTTAATCTGTCCTGTCCAATACTGTTCACTGTCACGGTAAGCAGCGAGTGGAACGCCCAAGTATTTATCTGGCGTCGTCGTCCAAGGCACGCTGGCAAACCGCTCCGGCGTAGATGCCCACCTTCCGTGCCAAAGTCCGAGGCACTTCGACCAGTTAACCCCGCTTCCAGTAGCTTGGCTGAAATCTCGTACACATTGAACGGCCTCGCTTATGCCTCCCTCGTCAACGGCAAACGCAGCAAAGTCATCAGCGTACGCCAGAACCTTTACTTCGGCTGCTTGTAAACTGAATCCGGTAATACTTCTGTTTTTCAGTAGCTTCAAACAAAGGGTCTCcacataaatacaaaataaaagggggctgaggggacagccctggcgcaccgaacgctgcacgctaatgggggcccccagactcttgttaacgatcaatttcgtcgtgcagttccggtacgccagggccacaccctcgcgaataacagaaccaacgttaacATGGCTTAATACTGCAAACAAAAGTTCATGGGCAACGCAGTCAAAAGCCTTTTCTAAATCGATCTGGAGAATAGCCACCTGACCATTTGTGTCATCACAGGTTTCTAAGACACTGCGCGCAACGTgaatatttgtaaaaatagacCGCCCTTTAATCCCGCAGGTCTGATGCGGACCAACTAAGTGATGAATCACGGTCTGCAGCCTTCGCGCCAaaatcttcataaaaattttgtactcaacattagtgagtgctatcggtcggtATGCTGTCACCAGTCGTAATCTGTCTGTGTCGTCTGTTTTGGGAATCAGCACAGTATGGGACGACCCATAGGACGGAGGCAGTGCTTTGACTTTAAAGGCTTCGTTAAAGATTACCCTCAAGACCGGGGAAATTACATGTTTAAATTCTTTGTAGAATGCCGCGCTGAACCCGTCCGGTCCAGGCGACTTTCCTGGGTTTAAACTATCTATTGCTTGCtcgacttcctcttgatttatctGCTGTTCTAATCTGTCTTTAGTTTCGTCGTCCAGACGCGGCATCTCGGCTAGAAACGCCTCCTTAAATGTGATAACATCTACCGGGTGCGATGCGAAGAGCGCCTGGTAATGCTCgaaaaaggctcctttgatgtgatcgatgtacggttttttatttatttatttattattgataccctcagggccaaaggcatttcagaggggagtggttacaaatcacagaaaatgaacaaaaacaaaaattcaacatacaagcgtcatgttcctgggtatacaattcagaagtaagcataatatgtaagtgcaaggtaagagaacaaaacaagggaaactaaagtaaacaaaggaaatggagaatgataagtacatttgttgtgaaccttagtatacaatgttagctaaattgctacggaagcgcaggatgtcttgaatgcaggctgtcgatccgggaaggtggttccaatctgctgatgtacggggaatgaacgactgagaacaagcttttgtttcgtgcgacgttataccgaccttgtgaacgtggtctagccgtggagagatgaaagacggaggagatatcaattcatcgcgtagattgggacagttgtaaaaaattttatgaaataaacataacCGTGAAAATTTTCGACGGGAGGCTAAGGGTGGGAGGTTGAGCGTGTTTTTCATGGAGGTGACACTTGCAGTACGATTGAAGTTAAGTAGGATGAAACGGGCGGCGTTATTTTGTACAAGCTCGAGTGCATTAATTGAGTTTGCGTAGCTGGGGTCCCAAattgcagatgcgtattctagtttactacggacAAGGGTTTAGTATAACATGAGTTTTAGGGAGGTAGGGGAATTGGAGAAATTCCGGCGTAGGTAGCCTAGCATGCTGTTAGCGTTGTTAATTATGGCGTTAATATGGAGCGACCAATTTAGAGTGGAAGATATATGAACTCCGAGGTAGCGATATGACGTGACGGCCTCCAGTATGGTATTATTTAGACAATATGCACCTGTAGTAGATGATGTGCGGGAGACACGTAAAACTTTGCATTTAGAAGAATTAAGTTGCATTAACCATAAGTTGCACCATGCAGATATAGCAGATAGATCATTCTGTAGAGCGCATACGTCGTTAGTGTCGTGAATTTCGCgaaaaattacgcagtcatcagcgaataaGTTTATCTTAGAGGTTACGCAAgaaggtaggtcattaatgtaaataagaaataaaagagggCCTAAGACGGATCCCTGTGGCACTCCAGAATGGACGGGGGTTGATGGAGAGGTGGCATTGTTAGCAGTTACGAACTGAGTGCGGTTGCAAAGGAAATATTCGAGCCAGAAAAAAAGCCTAGGATCAAGGTTTAGTTTGCTTAGCTTAAAAAGTAGTAATTTGTGGCATACCTTTTCGAAGGCTTTTGCGAAGTCGAGGAAGACGCAGTCAGCTGTTGAGCGGCGATcaaggatgagattaagtttatgCGTAAATGATGCTAACTGAGTTTCACAAGACAGTCGCTTACGAAAACCGTGCTGCATGTCTGTAAAAAATGAATTTGACTCCAAGAAGTTCGCGATACCTGTGTATAATATGTGCTCCAATACTTTACATGGAATACTTGTCAAagatatgggacggtagttaaggggtgaattcttgttacctgatttatgGATTGGGACCACCTTCCCGACCGTCCAGTCAACAGGCAGAGCACCGGTGTCGAGGGACTGTTGAAATATCTTGCAAAGCAGCAATGAACAGTAAGTTTGAGAACCCTTAAGAAATTTCGCGTTGATTGAGTCAGTACCTGGACTGGAGCATGGTTTAAGGGATTCAATAATCTTCTCAATACCGCAAGCTTCGATGCAAATGGGATCCGTAGTTATGTAGTTGTAAGTCTGCGCTTGTGGAAAAATGGTGTTAGTACAATGAACAAAGTTTTTACAGAATGTGGAGTTCAGTACCGCTGGGCATTCTGCATCTGGGATGGCAAGGCCATTCTCGTCTAATAAGTTAATGGTATCGCTGTGGCTGGGGTTGACAATGCGCCAGAACTTTTTAGGATCAGTGGAAAGAATGCTAGGAAGTGTATtgtgaagaaaattattttttctgcttttaagTGCAGTTACGTAAACGGCGTTAGCTTCGCGGTACGCCTCCCATTTTGCGTTACTACCAGACCTTTTCGCAACTCGGTAGAAACGTTTTTTTCGATTGGACAGTCGTTTAAGATAGGAGTTGTACCACGGGGCTCTCCAGTGGGAACAGATTGTCCGTAATGGTATGTATGTATCTGTTAATTCTTTAACCTTGGTAACGAATAGATTCCAGTTAGTATCGACAGAGCGGTCATCAAACCCGTTGCAATAATAATCGATAAATTCGGCGAGTTCCCTGTTAATGGCCTGAAAATCAGCTTTTTTATAGTCGCGGATGTGTTTAGAAATCTTCTCAGCTGGGGGAGTAACGATGCAAATGTCAAATGAGAGCGATAGATGGTCGCTGAGACCAGGTAAGTAAGTGATTTCTGAGGCCATATCGGGATGGGTAGTCAGTATTAAGTCCAGCGTGTTTGCAGTGGTATTAGTAATTCTTGTCGGTTGAGAGACTAGTTGGGAAAAGGAAAAAGTGGAACAAAGGTTTAAGAAATCGGTGCTTAAGTTAGAAGAAGGGTTCTGAACTGGGGTATCAAAAGACCAAGATATGTTAGGaagattgaagtcgccaagtaagaaAACAGGCGCCAGGGGGTGTCGTGTGCAAACAGCATTTATGGCATCGTGCAGATCATCGAGGAAGTTAGCAGAGTGACTGGGAGGACGGTAGCATACCCCGAAAACAATTTTAGAATGTCCAAGTTCCACGCATGCCCAGACAATTTCGAGATCTGTTGTGATGTTAATAGCGTAAGACCGGAGTGTTTTACAAATGGCAAGTAATACGCCACCACCCTGACGTgacgtgcggtcgcagcgataaaAAGTGTATCGGGATGAGTCCTGGAAAATTTCGGTGTTACGAATGTTAGAATGAAGCCATGTTTCAGTAAGTGCAATAATATCTGCGTTACACGTGTCAGCTACGGAATGAAATTCATCACGTTTGTTTACGATACTTCTTACGTTAGCGAGAAGAACAGATGTGCGTGGTGAAGGCGACGACTGCCCACGtcccctctcgtgatgctacGGGGCGTTTTCGGTGTTTTGGGCATTTGATGAAGGCGACCGCGGTGTGTCCTCTTCGAGTACTTCGGTGGGAAATTCCTTTATCAGTTCGATGTTGTTTGTCACGCTGTCGTACATGTAGCACTTATTGTTAACGTAGAGTTTGTTGTAACGAAGCTGGAACTTTGGTGACTGAGGCAGGCTTTTAGCGAAATTAGTAAGTTGCTGGCGCGCGTTACGGGTTGCTGGCGAAAAATCCTCTGATACAGAAATGTTGTCAGTTTTAAGTTTAGCTCGACATGCTAGTATTCTGCCACGGTCTTTAAATGAGCCGAACCGGATAACTACAGGCCGACATTTTTGATGTGAGAACGTACCTATCCTGTGGGCGCGCTCAATGACCGCTTGATCAAAATCAGTGCCTAAAGAAGTTGAAAATgcagtgataatttttttttcagtctgttcCCAGGTTTCACGTGCGTCGGGTATACCGCGTAAGATTAAATTGTTCCGTCGTGAACGGTCTTCAAGATCATCTATACGAGCCTGTAATTCATACTGTCGCGAAGTCAGCTGTTCGACAGTATCTTGAGTTGCGGCGACGTCGAGTTCTAGGGTTTCCAGAGTTTTGCATCTGCTTTCGATCAGTCCCGAACGGTTGAACACATCAAGCAACTTAGTTTCGAGGACTGCCTGGCTTGATTTGATTGTGTTAACGTCTGCACTCAGTTTAGTTTGGCCAGTCGTGAGTTCAGACGTTTTCTTGTCAATGCCTTTAAGTAACTTCATTATCTCATTCATTTGCTGAGAATCGCGTTCCGGATCAGTAGAGGCAGAGGCGGTACGTGTGTTGGGACCAGGGTTGGACTCGACGTCGCCGCAGCATAGCAACAGATATGCAGAGTCAAAGCAATCGCAGGCAACAGCACAAATCACCCTTGGGCAAGGGAGCGAAATAAGGAATCTGTTATCGTTTTTCTTAACGAAAAGAGAGTGCCGGTTACACACCTGTGGTGCGAAGAACAGATGCGTGTTAGCCGTGCTGGCGCAATGGCTGCTCCCTTGCCCACTGAAGatggtgacgggctgcagggccTTAAAGTGCTCGGGCTGCTGCGGTGTCGCTGTGGTAGCGAAGAGCCTGATATCTGGTACGATGACAGGAGATTGTTCCGCGATGTAGGCGCATACGTGGCAAATGCGATCGGTCGCATCGGCATCGGGTAGACAGCCAGCTTCATGAAGTGTGACTGgctgcgaagcaagcaggcaacaCGTCGCCAGGGACAGGAACGCCTGTGGTGCGAAGAACAGATGCGTGTTAGCCATGCTGGCGCAATGGCTGCTCCCTTGCCCACTGAAGatggtgacgggctgcagggccTTAAAGTGCTCGGGCTGCTGCGGTGTCGCTGTGGTAGCGAAGAGCCTGATATCTGGTACGATGACAGGAGATTGTTCCgcgatgtaggcgcatgcgtggcAAATGCGATTGGTCGCATCGGCATCGGGTAGACAGCCAGCTTCATGAAGTGTGACTGgctgcgaagcaagcaggcaacaCGTCGCCAGGGACAGGAACGCCTGTGGTGCGAAGAACAGATGCGTGTTAGCCATGCTGGCGCAATGGCTGCTCCCTTGCCCACTCAACACCTGCAACACCTCCCCATTCTAtttcgttaatgtgatttctttcgGCACGGGGTTTTTCCAAACCAAGTGCTCGTTTCGTTGGCGCTTCCCCTGCAGCCATGTTTTCTGCCCTTGCCCTCACCAACGCTCCCCGATAACGTTCTTCTTCGATTATctctagcttttgtttggtttttcttatGTCCTCCATCCATTTACCAGGCGCTCGGCATTCCTGTTTTAACATCTTCTGAAGCAGTGTCTTTAGCTCAATTTCCTGTTGTTTTGCTTGATGACGTATACAAGTGGCTCTTTCTATTGCTTTTAATTTAAATGTTTCCTTAGtgagctcccactgctgccatatcctcatgttgctacttggttctatttttgctacttcttcccttacagctcggttataaaattcgtcctgaagtagcttgtcattcaacttccacatttcccatgaaaaacCATTCCCCTTCTTAATGAATCCTATGCAGCATTGAACCAAACAGTGGTCAGAAAATGATACCGGCATAACTACATAACTATTGCATTTAGGTACAGTTTCCGCGGATGCATAAATGCGGTCTAGCCGTGCGTGACTTGTGCCCTCGAATCGTGTGTACCTTACAGCACGCGTTCCTTCAAGACACTCTGCTACATCCTCGAGGTTGCAGTTCACAATCATTCGTAACAACACTTCGGTGCTTTTGTCTCGGAAACCTCGGAGGCTTGTCTTGTCGCGCGCACTAAGGACACAGGTGTAATCGCCCATAACAATCAGCTGTCTGTCAGTGCGAAGCCGTTCTTCGACGCTTTCACAAAACGCGGCTCGGTCATTAACCACATTAGGAGCGTAGAGGCAAACAATGCGCCAGTCTATGTTACTGAGCGAAAAATCGATGGACACGTGTCGACCCGACAAGCACGAATGATGACCGTGTACATCTATTCCCGGCAACTTCTTAACAAAAAGAATACAGCCAGCCGATGTGCCTACAGCATGGCTAACGACGGCAAAATacctagacgtgaaacgtcgcaccatgccCCCGGTCTCTTCCTCACCATCGACTTTAGTCTCCTGCACTGCCAGTATATGCTCCGTTATAAGTCTGTACAgctggctttgttttcttttacctGCCAGGCCTCTGACGTTTAGGGTGGCGACTTTAAACGGAGTTGCAGAAGCCATTTTAACTTAGGAAGAAGAGACCGAAAGCACGGTGCTTACCTCCCGCGCATAGCATGTCGCTAGACGATGCCGTCGCCGCCGGTGTCATCCGGCGCGAGCACGTGCTCCCGGTCAGGAGGCGCCTTGTCGCCGCCACGCTTCTCAGCCGGAACTTTTGGGCGCGGTCTCAGACCGGCCCGTCGTGCTTGGGGCGTCTTTGCCGGCGGTTCCCCGACGCTGGGCTCCGCTGCCTTCTCCCCGtcggccttggtctcggcgtgtgGCCGCTTCGCAGGTGTAGTCACGCCGACGTTCATGCGGGAGTCGTCCTTTTCGTCGTGGCTCTCGCTGGCGGCCTTCCGTTCCACGTGCACGGACGAGCTCGCTCCATCTTTGGGCGTTTCCACAGGCGTCGAAGATGGGTCAGTAGCTGGCGACCCGCTCTCCTGAGCCACAGCCGTGTCGGTGTTGCTACTCGCAGCAgctggctgcaccgccacccccTCCGCTTTGCCCGTGTCGTCGGCACCGCTCGCTGCCTCCTCTGCTTCGACGACGTCCATCAGTTCTGCGGAGACGCTCGCTGCTACATGCCCGGTGGCCGACGCGTAGGTACGAACGCAGTCAGCCTCCGAGTGTCCATAGCGCCggcatttcgaacacctgggcacCTTGCAATCGCGGCGAACGTGCCCCGTGCCGCCGCAACGAAGGCACTGCATCGGCCGCCCGGGAACCACCACGAGAGCCAACTCGCCAGCGACTCGTACCTGGTGGGGCAGGTCGTCCACCTTCACACCTGGCTTCAGTTTCAGAAGCACGGTCCTCGTGGTGGACCCCTTCTCCTTCATGCCGGcgacgcgccaacgctcccggGTGACCTCGGTCACGTTGCCGAACGCCGCGAATGCCGTACGGATGTCCTCGTCGGCGACGCCGTGAAGCATCCAGTGGAGGCGCAGCTTTACCTAGTGGTCTTCTGGATCGAAAACAATGCAGCGGCGTCCCTTGACTTCCAGCTCCTTCGTGGCGGCCAGTTTCTTTGCGGCGTCAGCGGTGCTGAAGGTCACCGCCCACACGTGGTTTATctggtacgcccccaacgccacgacgtcggggagcgcaccagcgttggcgagggcgtcccTGAAGTCTTCGACCCTGTAGGGTCTCGCACGCACGTCCCCGTGCAGAAAAACCgtgtttaaaaccacacgtccggtaggcagGGTAGGCAGGACGATCTCGTAATCCTTATCAGCGTCGCTGgcaaacctgtttccgcggccggcaacggccgctatcgccgctccgtgggaGCCCATGATtccgcgtccgtcacgctcggtggccagAAGTAGAACGCACACGGCCACAGAATAGCGCGGCGTTATacacctctatttttttttccggaATACTTCTGTAGCCTTCGtagcgttgcacttgatgttCGAAACGGGGTAATGGAGCGGATACGCGGTAAGAAAACCCTTCGatctttttgcttttatttttttgctttagaAAATTTTGTTAATTTTCGTTCTCTAACTTTCGAAGAAAATAAATTGGTtctttggggaagggaaatggcgcagtatctgcctcacatatcggcgacacctgaaccacgccgtaaaagaagggatgagagggattgaaagaagaaagaggtggccgtagtggagggctccggaataattttgaccacatgggaaTCTTTTAACgtccaatgacatcgcacagcgcacgggtacctttgcgtttcgccttcatcgaaacgcggctgctgcggtagagttcgaaccctggaacttcggatcagtagctgagcgccctaaccactcaatCTCGTCAGTGGTCAGCCTATGAGCGCTCCTGCGCTTATTACATGACAGGTCTGCTGATGCAGTGGTCCAATGAACGCGCCTCTGCTTGAAGTGTcgacagcgattgcgtgaacgggTGTGAACAGCGTTCTGTCGCCGTCTCATTATCGAGTCGTGGATGCGGCCGCCAGATAAAGTATTCTTTGCGGAAGTGATTTCGTGAAACTTTTCTTGCTGTGCGCCTGGTTTCTCCCGTCGTTTAAGGAATTGTTATTTGGACTTCAATAAATTCCGTGCCTTAGAAGCAAGAATGGAAAGTGCCGACATCAATCCCAGAGATGCCCGAGGCTTTGAGGCGAGCGTCGACGCGCAGGTGATTATCGTGCCCTGTACAGTCAGCGAATTCATTATTTAGCCGTTTTGTTAGCGAGAAATATCGACCCTCGGCTTGGAGAGCGCTGCTTGTTAACCTTAAGAGTAAATG
Coding sequences within it:
- the LOC144095528 gene encoding uncharacterized protein LOC144095528; the encoded protein is MANTHLFFAPQAFLSLATCCLLASQPVTLHEAGCLPDADATNRICHACAYIAEQSPVIVPDIRLFATTATPQQPEHFKALQPVTIFSGQGSSHCASMANTHLFFAPQAFLSLATCCLLASQPVTLHEAGCLPDADATDRICHVCAYIAEQSPVIVPDIRLFATTATPQQPEHFKALQPVTIFSGQGSSHCASTANTHLFFAPQVCNRHSLFVKKNDNRFLISLPCPRVICAVACDCFDSAYLLLCCGDVESNPGPNTRTASASTDPERDSQQMNEIMKLLKGIDKKTSELTTGQTKLSADVNTIKSSQAVLETKLLDVFNRSGLIESRCKTLETLELDVAATQDTVEQLTSRQYELQARIDDLEDRSRRNNLILRGIPDARETWEQTEKKIITAFSTSLGTDFDQAVIERAHRIGTFSHQKCRPVVIRFGSFKDRGRILACRAKLKTDNISVSEDFSPATRNARQQLTNFAKSLPQSPKFQLRYNKLYVNNKCYMYDSVTNNIELIKEFPTEVLEEDTPRSPSSNAQNTENAP